In Mercurialis annua linkage group LG5, ddMerAnnu1.2, whole genome shotgun sequence, a single genomic region encodes these proteins:
- the LOC126683107 gene encoding uncharacterized protein LOC126683107 yields the protein MSMSAAAEDETEQEIHIPAEIDWEMLDKSKFFILGAALFSGVSATLYPIVVLKTRQQVSNSQLSCLKIGYGLLKHEGFRGLYRGFGTSLTGTVPARALYMAALEVTKSNVGTATVRLGFPEATAAATANAVAGLSAAMAAQLVWTPIDVVSQRLMVQGGNGKLGYGSASSMCKYSNGIDAFRKIVRTDGFRGLYRGFGISILTYAPSNAVWWASYSVAQRMVWGGIGCCYSSKTFGDGNGNGNGNGNENVGGISGNNVVRPDPKTVMAVQGVSAAMAGGVSALITMPLDTIKTRMQVLDGEENGRRGPTIGQTVRNLVKEGGWTACYRGLGPRWASMSMSATTMITTYEFLKRLSTKNQEVLH from the coding sequence ATGAGCATGAGCGCGGCGGCGGAGGATGAAACAGAGCAGGAGATTCATATTCCAGCTGAAATAGACTGGGAAATGCTCGATAAATCGAAGTTTTTCATCCTCGGCGCCGCGCTTTTTTCGGGCGTATCGGCTACTCTTTATCCCATTGTTGTATTAAAAACTAGGCAACAAGTGTCGAATTCGCAACTTTCGTGTTTAAAGATTGGTTACGGGTTGCTTAAGCATGAGGGTTTTCGAGGTTTATATAGAGGGTTTGGTACTTCTTTAACGGGTACTGTTCCGGCTAGGGCTTTATACATGGCTGCTCTTGAGGTTACCAAGAGTAATGTGGGTACTGCTACTGTTCGGTTAGGTTTTCCGGAGGCGACTGCTGCTGCTACTGCTAATGCGGTGGCGGGATTGAGTGCTGCTATGGCTGCTCAGCTTGTTTGGACTCCTATTGATGTTGTGAGTCAGAGACTTATGGTTCAAGGAGGTAATGGTAAATTAGGGTACGGGAGTGCATCATCAATGTGTAAATATTCGAATGGGATTGATGCGTTTAGGAAAATTGTTAGAACTGATGGGTTTAGAGGATTATATAGAGGTTTTGGGATATCTATATTGACTTATGCACCTTCCAATGCGGTTTGGTGGGCTTCTTACTCTGTTGCGCAGCGAATGGTTTGGGGCGGTATTGGGTGTTGCTATAGTAGTAAGACGTTTGGTGATGGGAAcgggaatggaaatgggaatggAAACGAGAATGTTGGTGGGATTAGTGGTAACAATGTGGTGAGACCGGATCCGAAAACTGTAATGGCAGTTCAGGGAGTCAGTGCAGCAATGGCAGGTGGTGTTTCAGCTTTAATTACAATGCCACTTGATACAATTAAGACGAGAATGCAGGTTTTAGACGGGGAGGAAAACGGAAGGCGTGGACCGACTATCGGACAGACTGTTAGAAATCTTGTTAAGGAAGGTGGTTGGACGGCTTGCTATAGAGGATTAGGACCAAGGTGGGCTTCAATGTCTATGTCTGCAACAACAATGATCACTACTTACGAGTTTCTTAAACGTCTCTCGACCAAGAACCAAGAAGTTCTGCATTGA
- the LOC126680507 gene encoding ankyrin repeat-containing protein At5g02620-like — protein sequence MQSEEDDMKKLYEASMKSDTSTLNILLQKDPLILHRVSLSTFTQTPLHISSLLGHVDFATSLLNQKPNLAAELNSQGQSPLHLASAEGNSETVDVLLRINAGMCLVADKNGRIPLHLAAMRGRVEVIERLIGACPESVRAKTNGGDTVMHLCVKYSHLEALKMLLRFSGKDGDGEILNSMDNDGNNVLQLAVIMKQVETIKYLLSVPKIKVEANTLSSIFKEHPTNLKDYPSQQDSNNSENGGDWLEKSRGNLMVVATVIAGMAFQAAINPPGGVWESDNKECKAGTSKLAYTNEARHHQFILNNTISFCASLATIIILVSGIPLKKKVYMWILLMGMSITLFFTSATYVVTLAAMKAPHDKAVDHLIAAYTWFWIVFLVVLVAFYIFKFLIYFIKKMFVSLVHVIVSCFRL from the exons ATGCAGTCTGAAGAAGATGACATGAAGAAGCTATACGAAGCATCAATGAAGTCTGATACATCCACTCTAAACATTTTACTGCAAAAAGATCCGCTCATTCTCCACAGAGTTTCACTCTCCACCTTCACTCAAACTCCCCTGCACATATCCTCCTTGCTCGGCCATGTCGATTTCGCTACGTCTCTTCTCAATCAGAAGCCGAATCTCGCAGCTGAGTTGAACTCTCAAGGACAGTCTCCTCTTCATTTGGCTTCTGCCGAAGGAAATTCGGAGACTGTCGATGTTTTATTGCGAATCAACGCCGGAATGTGCTTAGTTGCCGATAAAAATGGGAGAATTCCGCTTCATTTAGCGGCCATGAGAGGACGAGTCGAGGTTATAGAGCGGTTGATCGGGGCTTGTCCTGAGTCGGTTCGGGCGAAAACGAACGGTGGAGATACAGTTATGCATTTGTGTGTTAAGTATAGCCATTTGGAAGCGCTGAAAATGCTGCTGAGGTTTTCAGGTAAAGATGGTGATGGGGAAATTCTCAACTCTATGGATAATGATGGAAACAATGTCTTGCAATTGGCTGTGATTATGAAACAAGTCGAG ACAATCAAGTACTTGCTTTCAGTACCTAAAATAAAAGTGGAAGCTAATACATTATCTTCAATCTTCAAAGAACACCCAACAAATTTGAAAGACTACCCATCACAACAAGATTCAAATAACTCAGAAAATGGTGGAGATTGGCTAGAAAAGAGCAGAGGAAATCTGATGGTGGTAGCAACAGTAATAGCAGGAATGGCATTCCAAGCAGCCATAAATCCACCAGGTGGAGTATGGGAATCAGACAATAAAGAATGCAAAGCAGGGACTTCAAAATTAGCTTATACTAATGAAGCAAGGCACCATCAATTTATCCTCAACAACACAATATCCTTTTGTGCATCATTAGCAACAATTATTATACTAGTCAGTGGGATTCCTCTCAAGAAAAAGGTTTATATGTGGATTTTGCTGATGGGTATGAGTATAACATTGTTTTTTACATCAGCTACTTACGTAGTCACGCTTGCAGCAATGAAAGCGCCTCATGATAAAGCGGTTGATCATCTTATTGCTGCCTACACATGGTTTTGGATTGTGTTTCTTGTCGTTCTGGTTgcgttttatatatttaagtttttgatttatttcatcaaGAAAATGTTTGTTAGTTTAGTCCATGTAATAGTTTCTTGTTTCAGATTATAA